In Morganella morganii, the following are encoded in one genomic region:
- a CDS encoding CidA/LrgA family protein produces MKPKQIAETGWRYLRAFLILYLCLFAGNIIAVLLPFSVPGSIVGMLLLFVLLALQIVPAHWVQPGCTLLMKNMTMLFLPIGIGVMNYYDTLSAQLLPILIACVVSTFIAMCAVALSSEFIHRRHVPVPEQQEADAVAAAEHTEQQEKRKC; encoded by the coding sequence ATGAAACCAAAACAGATAGCGGAAACCGGCTGGCGCTATCTCCGGGCATTTCTGATCCTGTATCTGTGCCTGTTTGCCGGCAATATTATCGCGGTGTTACTGCCGTTTTCCGTCCCGGGCAGCATCGTGGGCATGCTGCTGCTTTTTGTGCTGCTCGCACTGCAGATTGTTCCGGCGCACTGGGTTCAGCCCGGCTGTACCTTATTAATGAAAAACATGACGATGTTATTTCTGCCGATCGGTATCGGTGTGATGAACTATTACGATACCCTCAGCGCCCAGCTGCTGCCGATCCTCATCGCCTGTGTCGTCAGTACCTTTATCGCCATGTGTGCTGTGGCGCTGAGTTCTGAATTTATTCACCGCCGCCATGTTCCGGTTCCGGAACAACAGGAAGCCGATGCGGTTGCCGCAGCAGAACACACCGAACAACAAGAGAAACGCAAATGTTAA
- the metG gene encoding methionine--tRNA ligase — translation MSQIANKILVTCALPYANGSIHLGHMLEHIQADIWVRFQRMRGKEVHFICADDAHGTPIMLKAQQQGISPEEMIANMSIEHQKDFADFAISFDNYHSTHSEENRVLSENIYLALKKNGHIETRTISQLYDPEKGMFLPDRFVKGTCPKCKAEDQYGDNCEVCSATYSPTELINPRSVVSGATPVLRESEHYFFDLPAFADMLQAWTRSGALQEQVANKMQEWFDSGLQQWDISRDAPYFGFEIPDAPGKYFYVWLDAPIGYMGSFKNLCDKRGNLDFNEFWKKDSDADLYHFIGKDIVYFHSLFWPAMLEGSGYRKPTNLFVHGYVTVNGAKMSKSRGTFIQARTYLNHLNADSLRYYYAAKLSSRIDDIDLNLEDFVQRVNSDIVNKVVNLASRTAGFIKKRFNGRLSATLAEPELYQQFVDAEKTISEEYTSREFGKAIREIMALADVANRYIDEKAPWVVAKQEGKDDELHAICTMGINLFRALMTYLKPVMPELAARSEAFLNQELTLDGIAKPLLDHQIADFKALFSRIEMAKVEEMIEASKEDIKAMSAKPVSGPLADDPIADTISFDDFAKVDMRIAQIMSADFVDGSDKLLKLVLDLGGETRQVFSGIRQAYPDPKALEGRLTVMVANLAPRKMRFGISEGMVMAAGPGGNEIFLLSPDSGAQPGQQVK, via the coding sequence ATGTCTCAGATCGCTAATAAAATTTTGGTAACCTGTGCGTTGCCATATGCAAACGGTTCAATCCATCTCGGTCATATGCTGGAACATATCCAGGCTGATATTTGGGTCCGTTTTCAGCGAATGCGCGGCAAAGAGGTTCACTTCATCTGCGCCGACGATGCTCACGGCACCCCGATTATGCTCAAGGCACAACAGCAGGGGATCTCTCCTGAAGAGATGATCGCCAACATGAGCATCGAGCATCAGAAAGATTTTGCCGATTTCGCCATCAGCTTTGATAACTACCACTCCACGCACAGCGAAGAGAACCGGGTGTTATCAGAGAATATCTATCTGGCGCTGAAAAAGAACGGCCATATTGAAACACGGACCATTTCCCAGCTGTATGATCCGGAAAAAGGCATGTTCCTGCCGGACCGCTTTGTAAAAGGCACCTGCCCGAAATGTAAAGCGGAAGACCAGTACGGCGATAACTGCGAAGTGTGCAGCGCGACCTACAGCCCGACCGAGCTGATTAACCCGCGCTCCGTGGTCTCCGGTGCCACACCGGTGCTGCGCGAAAGTGAGCACTACTTCTTTGATCTGCCGGCTTTCGCTGACATGTTACAGGCATGGACCCGCAGCGGCGCGCTCCAGGAGCAGGTTGCCAACAAAATGCAGGAGTGGTTTGATTCCGGCCTGCAGCAGTGGGATATCAGCCGTGATGCACCGTATTTCGGCTTTGAGATCCCTGATGCACCGGGCAAATACTTCTATGTCTGGCTGGATGCGCCAATCGGCTACATGGGATCATTCAAAAATCTGTGTGACAAACGCGGCAATCTCGATTTTAACGAGTTCTGGAAGAAAGATTCTGACGCTGATCTGTACCACTTTATCGGTAAAGATATCGTGTACTTCCACAGCCTGTTCTGGCCTGCCATGCTGGAAGGCAGCGGTTATCGCAAGCCGACCAACCTGTTTGTCCACGGCTATGTGACGGTTAACGGCGCGAAGATGTCCAAATCACGCGGTACCTTTATCCAGGCCCGCACCTATCTGAATCATCTGAATGCAGACAGCCTGCGTTATTACTACGCGGCGAAACTCTCTTCACGTATTGATGATATCGACCTCAACCTGGAAGATTTCGTTCAGCGTGTTAACAGTGACATCGTTAACAAAGTGGTCAACCTGGCATCCCGTACCGCCGGATTTATCAAAAAACGCTTTAACGGCCGCCTGAGTGCAACCCTGGCTGAACCTGAGTTATATCAGCAATTTGTTGATGCTGAAAAAACCATCAGCGAAGAGTACACCAGCCGTGAATTCGGCAAAGCTATCCGCGAAATCATGGCGCTGGCTGATGTCGCCAACCGCTATATTGATGAGAAAGCACCGTGGGTGGTGGCGAAACAGGAAGGTAAAGATGATGAGCTGCACGCTATCTGCACCATGGGTATCAACCTGTTCCGCGCACTGATGACCTACCTGAAACCGGTGATGCCGGAACTGGCGGCCCGCAGTGAAGCGTTCCTGAATCAGGAACTGACACTGGACGGCATTGCCAAACCGCTGCTGGATCATCAGATCGCAGACTTCAAGGCCCTGTTCAGCCGTATTGAAATGGCGAAAGTGGAAGAGATGATTGAAGCTTCCAAAGAGGATATCAAAGCGATGTCAGCCAAACCGGTCAGCGGCCCGCTGGCAGATGATCCGATTGCGGACACCATCAGCTTTGATGATTTTGCCAAAGTTGATATGCGTATTGCACAGATCATGTCTGCCGATTTCGTGGACGGCTCTGACAAACTGCTGAAACTGGTACTGGATCTCGGTGGCGAAACCCGTCAGGTCTTCTCCGGCATCCGCCAGGCGTATCCGGATCCGAAAGCGCTGGAAGGCCGCCTGACAGTGATGGTCGCTAACCTCGCACCACGCAAAATGCGTTTCGGGATCTCTGAAGGCATGGTCATGGCCGCAGGCCCGGGCGGAAACGAGATTTTCCTGCTCAGCCCGGATTCCGGTGCACAACCAGGTCAGCAGGTGAAGTAA
- the udk gene encoding uridine kinase yields MADTAQQQCTIIGITGASASGKSLIANTLYHELRAQVGDHNIGVIPEDCYYKDQSDVPMEERIKVNYDHPGSMDHELLLQHLKTLKSGKSIQLPQYDYAEHTRKPESVLFSPKRVIILEGILLLTDKRLREQMDFSIFVDTPLDICLMRRIRRDVNERGRTLDSVIAQYNKTVRPMYLQFIEPTKQYADIIVPRGGKNRVAIDILKAKISQFCE; encoded by the coding sequence ATGGCTGACACAGCACAGCAGCAGTGCACTATCATCGGCATCACCGGCGCATCCGCGTCAGGAAAAAGTCTGATTGCCAACACGCTTTATCACGAGTTACGTGCTCAGGTGGGCGATCACAATATCGGTGTGATTCCGGAAGACTGCTACTATAAAGATCAGAGCGATGTGCCGATGGAAGAGCGCATCAAGGTCAACTATGACCATCCGGGCTCTATGGATCACGAATTGCTGTTACAGCATCTGAAAACACTGAAATCCGGTAAGTCGATTCAGTTACCGCAATATGATTACGCCGAGCATACCCGCAAACCGGAATCGGTTCTGTTCAGCCCGAAACGGGTGATTATTCTTGAGGGCATCCTGCTGCTGACAGACAAACGTCTGCGCGAGCAGATGGACTTCTCCATTTTCGTCGACACCCCGCTGGATATCTGCCTGATGCGCCGCATCCGCCGTGATGTGAATGAGCGCGGACGCACACTGGATTCGGTGATTGCACAGTACAATAAAACCGTCCGTCCGATGTACCTGCAATTTATTGAACCAACAAAACAATATGCTGATATCATAGTGCCGCGGGGCGGTAAAAACCGCGTGGCGATTGATATTCTGAAAGCCAAAATCAGTCAGTTCTGCGAGTAA
- a CDS encoding CidB/LrgB family autolysis modulator produces the protein MLTHIWWSLPLTIGVYFLARAIYIKFKLPVLNPLLISIVIIIPLLIFTGTSYNHYFEGSRILNDLLQPAVVALAFPLYEQLHQIRAQWKSIITICFAGSVIAMVTGTAIAFMMGATPEIAASILPKSVTTPIAIAVSNSIGGVAAISAVCVIFVGILGAIFGHTLFRRLRVTTKASRGLAMGTASHALGTARCAEEDYVEGAYSSLALMTCGIITSLMAPFIFPVLLALFG, from the coding sequence ATGTTAACGCATATCTGGTGGTCGCTCCCGCTTACCATCGGCGTCTATTTTCTCGCCAGAGCTATCTATATCAAATTTAAGCTGCCGGTATTAAACCCGCTGCTGATATCCATCGTGATTATCATTCCGCTGCTGATATTCACCGGAACTTCATACAACCACTATTTTGAGGGCAGCCGCATTCTCAACGATCTGCTGCAACCTGCGGTGGTGGCACTGGCGTTTCCGCTGTATGAACAGCTGCATCAGATCCGTGCACAGTGGAAATCCATCATCACCATCTGCTTTGCCGGGAGTGTGATTGCCATGGTTACCGGCACCGCTATTGCCTTTATGATGGGCGCGACACCGGAAATTGCGGCCTCTATCCTGCCTAAGTCAGTCACCACCCCGATTGCGATCGCGGTGTCCAATTCTATCGGCGGCGTGGCGGCAATCAGTGCTGTATGTGTGATTTTCGTCGGGATCCTCGGCGCGATTTTCGGCCATACCCTGTTCAGACGCCTGCGGGTTACGACCAAAGCCTCACGCGGCCTGGCAATGGGTACAGCCTCTCACGCCCTCGGTACCGCCCGCTGCGCGGAAGAGGATTATGTGGAAGGCGCTTACAGTTCACTGGCATTAATGACCTGCGGGATTATTACTTCTCTGATGGCGCCGTTTATCTTCCCGGTACTGCTGGCATTATTCGGCTGA
- the apbC gene encoding iron-sulfur cluster carrier protein ApbC: MNAKSPGEMNPELLNDQVAQVLATFEHPTLKRNLIAIKALNHCAMLDDVLHVELVMPFVWKRPFEALIEAKTKELRKVTGAAAVDWKLRHDIATLRRANDLPGINGVRNILAVSSGKGGVGKSSTAVNLALALAAEGAKVGILDADIYGPSIPNMLGTTKERPTSPDGQHMAPIMAYGLASNSIGYLVTDDNAMVWRGPMASKALMQMLQDTLWPDLDYLVIDMPPGTGDIQLTLSQNIPVTGAVVVTTPQDIALVDAMKGIVMFKKVNVPVLGIVENMSAHICSNCGHVEPIFGTGGAEKLAERYHTKLLGQVPLHISLREDLDRGQPTVMRDPDGEFADIYREIAVNVTAEMFWEGDKIPTEIAFRAV; encoded by the coding sequence ATGAATGCGAAATCCCCCGGGGAGATGAACCCTGAATTGCTGAACGACCAGGTCGCGCAGGTACTGGCGACATTTGAGCATCCGACACTCAAACGCAACCTGATTGCCATCAAAGCGCTGAATCACTGCGCAATGCTGGATGATGTGCTGCATGTTGAGCTGGTGATGCCGTTTGTCTGGAAGCGCCCGTTTGAAGCACTGATTGAAGCAAAAACCAAAGAATTACGCAAAGTGACCGGTGCGGCAGCGGTGGACTGGAAACTGCGTCATGATATCGCAACACTGCGCCGGGCCAACGATCTGCCGGGCATTAACGGTGTCCGCAATATCCTGGCGGTCAGCTCCGGCAAAGGCGGTGTGGGTAAATCCAGCACTGCGGTTAACCTCGCACTGGCACTGGCGGCAGAAGGGGCGAAAGTCGGTATCCTCGATGCGGATATTTACGGCCCGTCCATCCCGAACATGCTGGGCACCACCAAAGAGCGCCCGACCTCACCGGACGGCCAGCATATGGCCCCGATTATGGCTTACGGCCTGGCCTCCAACTCTATCGGTTATCTGGTGACAGATGATAACGCCATGGTCTGGCGCGGCCCGATGGCCAGTAAAGCCCTTATGCAGATGTTACAGGATACCCTGTGGCCGGATCTGGACTATCTGGTCATCGATATGCCGCCGGGCACCGGTGATATCCAGCTGACCCTCTCACAGAATATTCCGGTCACCGGAGCCGTGGTGGTAACCACGCCGCAGGATATCGCGCTGGTGGATGCCATGAAAGGTATCGTCATGTTCAAGAAAGTGAACGTGCCGGTTCTGGGGATTGTGGAGAACATGAGTGCGCACATCTGCAGTAACTGCGGCCATGTCGAGCCGATTTTCGGCACCGGCGGGGCGGAGAAACTGGCGGAACGCTATCACACCAAACTGCTGGGACAGGTGCCGCTGCATATTTCGCTGCGTGAAGACCTCGATCGCGGCCAGCCGACGGTGATGCGTGACCCGGATGGCGAGTTTGCGGATATCTACCGTGAGATCGCCGTAAATGTGACGGCAGAAATGTTCTGGGAAGGGGATAAAATCCCGACAGAGATCGCTTTCCGCGCAGTTTAA